The proteins below are encoded in one region of Drosophila santomea strain STO CAGO 1482 chromosome 2R, Prin_Dsan_1.1, whole genome shotgun sequence:
- the LOC120446263 gene encoding uncharacterized protein LOC120446263 isoform X1 has protein sequence MEKNNKCYKQVKEHGAPNPPPLNAHKQLKFRDLECRSRKEKIKSTENMPKTCKHHCTTNKHQRRQDHHCDHKKHSCKDRESPVYHEQHFHRAHNSFSKKCSNGNYQPAQNQQCQQQSKLKVEREPSPIYTPKQPIRPVYFPNDSKKQKAVIEKGCGDRLLYKNLSFEAYPSSKSEHGEGEGGGNVKEPPLRLSHQKQKKDSFDHLKAAKAHCQAVGERFQKFAPCSKCSSSNDSKSKPSGVTVISAKSGDDLRAAVRSQIEVQEALNAFTLEVKNKREEVHPDEKSFSAKPKKSRRAAPDTKTEKTVVPTAGSHQLSILTPDDLELLNLSDSSGEVTKILEPVIRNIQRMYLNTLKDEMTLMEYLAKVPTLIRKAYKQQTDGKEQNSPTEC, from the exons ATggagaaaaacaacaaatgttaTAAGCAAGTAAAGGAACATGGGGCGCCAAATCCACCA CCACTTAACGCCCATAAGCAGCTTAAATTCAGGGACCTGGAATGCCGTTCGCGTAAGGAGAAAATTAAATCTACAGAGAATATGCCTAAGACCTGCAAACACCATTGTACAACAAATAAACACCAGAGAAGACAAGACCATCATTGCGATCATAAAAAACATTCGTGCAAAGATCGTGAATCCCCTGTTTACCATGAGCAGCACTTTCATCGGGCTCATAACTCGTTTTCCAAAAAGTGTTCTAATGGTAATTATCAACCGGCTCAAAATCAACAG TGTCAACAGCAGTCGAAATTGAAGGTAGAGAGGGAACCCAGTCCAATTTACACACCGAAACAGCCAATTCGTCCAGTATATTTTCCTAATGATAGCAAGAAGCAGAAGGCAGTCATTGAAAAAGGCTGTGGGGACCGCCTCCTCTATAAGAATCTGTCCTTCGAAGCGTACCCATCTAGTAAAAGTGAACACGGTgagggggaagggggtggTAATGTTAAGGAACCTCCACTTCGGTTAAGCCACCAGAAGCAAAAGAAAGACTCATTTGACCACCTTAAAGCGGCCAAGGCTCATTGCCAGGCTGTTGGCGAACGATTCCAGAAGTTCGCTCCTTGCAGTAAGTGCTCCTCCTCCAACGACTCCAAATCGAAACCGTCCGGAGTAACAGTGATCAGTGCGAAAAGCGGAGACGATCTCAGAGCAGCAGTTCGGTCTCAAATAGAAGTCCAAGAGGCCTTGAACGCGTTTACACTTGAAGTGAAGAATAAAAGAGAGGAAGTACACCCCGATGAGAAATCCTTCAGTGCCAAGCCGAAAAAGAGCAGAAGAGCTGCGCCCGATACTAAAACTGAGAAAACAGTGGTTCCCACAGCCGGGAGTCACCAATTAAGTATCCTTACGCCAGACGATCTAGAACTCCTGAATCTAAGTGACAGTTCTGGTGAAGTGACTAAAATACTTGAACCGGTTATCAGAAACATTCAACGCATGTATCTGAACACTCTGAAAGACGAAATGACCCTCATGGAGTACCTGGCTAAGGTCCCGACATTAATCAGAAAAGCTTATAAGCAACAAACCGATGGAAAGGAGCAAAACAGCCCAACGGAATGTTAA
- the LOC120446263 gene encoding uncharacterized protein LOC120446263 isoform X3, producing the protein MEKNNKCYKQVKEHGAPNPPLKFRDLECRSRKEKIKSTENMPKTCKHHCTTNKHQRRQDHHCDHKKHSCKDRESPVYHEQHFHRAHNSFSKKCSNGNYQPAQNQQCQQQSKLKVEREPSPIYTPKQPIRPVYFPNDSKKQKAVIEKGCGDRLLYKNLSFEAYPSSKSEHGEGEGGGNVKEPPLRLSHQKQKKDSFDHLKAAKAHCQAVGERFQKFAPCSKCSSSNDSKSKPSGVTVISAKSGDDLRAAVRSQIEVQEALNAFTLEVKNKREEVHPDEKSFSAKPKKSRRAAPDTKTEKTVVPTAGSHQLSILTPDDLELLNLSDSSGEVTKILEPVIRNIQRMYLNTLKDEMTLMEYLAKVPTLIRKAYKQQTDGKEQNSPTEC; encoded by the exons ATggagaaaaacaacaaatgttaTAAGCAAGTAAAGGAACATGGGGCGCCAAATCCACCA CTTAAATTCAGGGACCTGGAATGCCGTTCGCGTAAGGAGAAAATTAAATCTACAGAGAATATGCCTAAGACCTGCAAACACCATTGTACAACAAATAAACACCAGAGAAGACAAGACCATCATTGCGATCATAAAAAACATTCGTGCAAAGATCGTGAATCCCCTGTTTACCATGAGCAGCACTTTCATCGGGCTCATAACTCGTTTTCCAAAAAGTGTTCTAATGGTAATTATCAACCGGCTCAAAATCAACAG TGTCAACAGCAGTCGAAATTGAAGGTAGAGAGGGAACCCAGTCCAATTTACACACCGAAACAGCCAATTCGTCCAGTATATTTTCCTAATGATAGCAAGAAGCAGAAGGCAGTCATTGAAAAAGGCTGTGGGGACCGCCTCCTCTATAAGAATCTGTCCTTCGAAGCGTACCCATCTAGTAAAAGTGAACACGGTgagggggaagggggtggTAATGTTAAGGAACCTCCACTTCGGTTAAGCCACCAGAAGCAAAAGAAAGACTCATTTGACCACCTTAAAGCGGCCAAGGCTCATTGCCAGGCTGTTGGCGAACGATTCCAGAAGTTCGCTCCTTGCAGTAAGTGCTCCTCCTCCAACGACTCCAAATCGAAACCGTCCGGAGTAACAGTGATCAGTGCGAAAAGCGGAGACGATCTCAGAGCAGCAGTTCGGTCTCAAATAGAAGTCCAAGAGGCCTTGAACGCGTTTACACTTGAAGTGAAGAATAAAAGAGAGGAAGTACACCCCGATGAGAAATCCTTCAGTGCCAAGCCGAAAAAGAGCAGAAGAGCTGCGCCCGATACTAAAACTGAGAAAACAGTGGTTCCCACAGCCGGGAGTCACCAATTAAGTATCCTTACGCCAGACGATCTAGAACTCCTGAATCTAAGTGACAGTTCTGGTGAAGTGACTAAAATACTTGAACCGGTTATCAGAAACATTCAACGCATGTATCTGAACACTCTGAAAGACGAAATGACCCTCATGGAGTACCTGGCTAAGGTCCCGACATTAATCAGAAAAGCTTATAAGCAACAAACCGATGGAAAGGAGCAAAACAGCCCAACGGAATGTTAA
- the LOC120446263 gene encoding uncharacterized protein LOC120446263 isoform X2 produces MEKNNKCYKQVKEHGAPNPPPLNAHKQLKFRDLECRSRKEKIKSTENMPKTCKHHCTTNKHQRRQDHHCDHKKHSCKDRESPVYHEQHFHRAHNSFSKKCSNGNYQPAQNQQQSKLKVEREPSPIYTPKQPIRPVYFPNDSKKQKAVIEKGCGDRLLYKNLSFEAYPSSKSEHGEGEGGGNVKEPPLRLSHQKQKKDSFDHLKAAKAHCQAVGERFQKFAPCSKCSSSNDSKSKPSGVTVISAKSGDDLRAAVRSQIEVQEALNAFTLEVKNKREEVHPDEKSFSAKPKKSRRAAPDTKTEKTVVPTAGSHQLSILTPDDLELLNLSDSSGEVTKILEPVIRNIQRMYLNTLKDEMTLMEYLAKVPTLIRKAYKQQTDGKEQNSPTEC; encoded by the exons ATggagaaaaacaacaaatgttaTAAGCAAGTAAAGGAACATGGGGCGCCAAATCCACCA CCACTTAACGCCCATAAGCAGCTTAAATTCAGGGACCTGGAATGCCGTTCGCGTAAGGAGAAAATTAAATCTACAGAGAATATGCCTAAGACCTGCAAACACCATTGTACAACAAATAAACACCAGAGAAGACAAGACCATCATTGCGATCATAAAAAACATTCGTGCAAAGATCGTGAATCCCCTGTTTACCATGAGCAGCACTTTCATCGGGCTCATAACTCGTTTTCCAAAAAGTGTTCTAATGGTAATTATCAACCGGCTCAAAATCAACAG CAGTCGAAATTGAAGGTAGAGAGGGAACCCAGTCCAATTTACACACCGAAACAGCCAATTCGTCCAGTATATTTTCCTAATGATAGCAAGAAGCAGAAGGCAGTCATTGAAAAAGGCTGTGGGGACCGCCTCCTCTATAAGAATCTGTCCTTCGAAGCGTACCCATCTAGTAAAAGTGAACACGGTgagggggaagggggtggTAATGTTAAGGAACCTCCACTTCGGTTAAGCCACCAGAAGCAAAAGAAAGACTCATTTGACCACCTTAAAGCGGCCAAGGCTCATTGCCAGGCTGTTGGCGAACGATTCCAGAAGTTCGCTCCTTGCAGTAAGTGCTCCTCCTCCAACGACTCCAAATCGAAACCGTCCGGAGTAACAGTGATCAGTGCGAAAAGCGGAGACGATCTCAGAGCAGCAGTTCGGTCTCAAATAGAAGTCCAAGAGGCCTTGAACGCGTTTACACTTGAAGTGAAGAATAAAAGAGAGGAAGTACACCCCGATGAGAAATCCTTCAGTGCCAAGCCGAAAAAGAGCAGAAGAGCTGCGCCCGATACTAAAACTGAGAAAACAGTGGTTCCCACAGCCGGGAGTCACCAATTAAGTATCCTTACGCCAGACGATCTAGAACTCCTGAATCTAAGTGACAGTTCTGGTGAAGTGACTAAAATACTTGAACCGGTTATCAGAAACATTCAACGCATGTATCTGAACACTCTGAAAGACGAAATGACCCTCATGGAGTACCTGGCTAAGGTCCCGACATTAATCAGAAAAGCTTATAAGCAACAAACCGATGGAAAGGAGCAAAACAGCCCAACGGAATGTTAA